One window of the Desulfurispira natronophila genome contains the following:
- the rpsF gene encoding 30S ribosomal protein S6, with amino-acid sequence MAIYEIMFIAQPDLDEQQLTDFIAKVDGIIGRFDAKVEKFQSMGKKKLAYEIENHSYGHYYLYQIESDSAKVVDELIRNFKINDEVLRYLSVKLDHKALAAQQKAEQARAAAAERAEAGDRGVDADEDVTERDQQPRVKYASKAPETPAAEGQAETVEAEAEAAPQAEETGAQ; translated from the coding sequence ATGGCTATTTATGAAATCATGTTTATCGCACAACCGGACCTGGACGAGCAGCAGCTCACCGACTTTATCGCCAAGGTAGACGGAATCATCGGACGTTTCGACGCCAAGGTGGAGAAGTTCCAGTCCATGGGCAAGAAAAAGCTGGCCTACGAAATTGAGAACCACAGCTACGGCCACTACTACCTCTATCAAATCGAGTCGGACTCTGCCAAAGTAGTGGATGAGCTTATCCGTAACTTTAAAATCAACGATGAAGTATTGCGATACCTGAGTGTCAAGCTTGACCATAAAGCCCTTGCCGCTCAACAAAAAGCCGAACAGGCCCGTGCTGCCGCAGCTGAGCGTGCTGAAGCTGGAGACCGTGGCGTTGATGCAGACGAAGACGTTACAGAGCGTGATCAACAGCCCCGAGTTAAATACGCCAGTAAAGCTCCGGAAACTCCTGCTGCCGAAGGCCAGGCAGAGACCGTTGAAGCTGAGGCAGAAGCCGCTCCCCAAGCAGAAGAGACCGGAGCTCAGTAA
- the ssb gene encoding single-stranded DNA-binding protein: MSAFNKVILMGNLTRDPELRFIPSGAAVATLGLAVNNPRAENETLFIDITVWNKVAENCSKFLSKGSSVLVEGRLVYRTWEDKNSGQKRGKHEVIGETVQFLRTGASSGGSRGDDRGHDGGSSRQDTGEGNPTGRGMSSMPPVDTPDDDIPF, encoded by the coding sequence ATGTCAGCTTTCAACAAGGTGATCCTGATGGGTAACCTCACCCGCGATCCAGAGTTGCGATTTATACCCTCAGGCGCTGCTGTTGCTACATTGGGCTTGGCAGTGAATAATCCCCGTGCTGAAAATGAAACCCTCTTTATCGATATTACCGTCTGGAACAAGGTAGCCGAAAACTGCTCCAAATTCCTGTCAAAAGGGTCTTCAGTACTTGTGGAAGGCCGCTTGGTCTACCGCACCTGGGAAGATAAAAACTCAGGACAAAAGCGTGGCAAGCACGAAGTGATAGGCGAAACGGTGCAGTTCCTTCGCACAGGTGCCAGTAGTGGAGGATCCCGAGGTGATGACCGCGGTCACGACGGAGGCTCCAGCCGACAAGATACTGGCGAAGGTAATCCGACAGGAAGAGGCATGAGCTCAATGCCCCCGGTCGATACCCCTGACGACGATATCCCCTTTTAG
- a CDS encoding sensor domain-containing phosphodiesterase produces the protein MKRTPISIHSHFQPIVSLAHRRVIGYEALLRAQNMSGRHCLPAEAFALAAQENRVHQFDRKCLATHVRNFSQLETDDQWLFLNLCAETIQPHNQRSKLLEKFLKRQGLGNERIVLEILEDAVDDPVLLQEFVQYYREAGFIIAIDDFGTGLSNFDRIWQIEPHIVKLDRSMLVNARNNPKRQRWLSRCVALLRETGALVLLEGVETEDDALLTLDSECELAQGYYFAHPSSNGHYHEGQVAASIQSLHQQALQQQQKRQRNQERKQATLKRRLKESAVWLEHGLDFVQATQALQAHPAIERIYMLDAEGVQIVENLYPGERGAAISAYTPFRCTTGALWARRSYFRNALAQPGLVQVSAPYLGLPDATLDVTLSVALPNGHSGHFHVLCADLPADWLEEPEA, from the coding sequence ATGAAACGCACGCCTATCTCTATACACAGTCATTTTCAGCCCATTGTCAGTCTTGCCCACCGGCGGGTTATTGGCTATGAGGCTTTGCTGCGGGCGCAGAATATGTCGGGCCGTCACTGTCTGCCAGCGGAGGCTTTTGCGCTGGCGGCGCAGGAGAACCGGGTTCATCAGTTCGATCGGAAGTGTCTTGCCACCCACGTTCGCAATTTCAGCCAGCTTGAGACGGATGACCAGTGGCTGTTCTTGAATCTGTGCGCCGAGACAATTCAGCCCCACAATCAGCGCTCGAAGCTGCTGGAGAAATTCCTGAAGCGCCAGGGTCTTGGCAATGAGCGTATTGTACTGGAAATCCTTGAGGATGCGGTTGACGATCCGGTGCTGCTACAGGAATTTGTGCAGTACTACCGGGAGGCGGGGTTTATCATCGCTATTGACGATTTTGGTACCGGTTTATCTAACTTTGATCGCATCTGGCAGATCGAGCCCCACATTGTAAAGCTGGACCGTTCCATGCTGGTGAATGCCCGCAATAACCCCAAACGGCAACGCTGGCTGTCTCGCTGTGTGGCCCTGCTGCGGGAGACCGGTGCTTTAGTTCTGCTGGAGGGGGTGGAGACCGAGGATGATGCGTTGCTGACGCTGGACAGCGAATGTGAATTGGCTCAGGGCTACTACTTTGCTCATCCCTCCAGCAACGGGCACTACCATGAGGGTCAGGTGGCGGCTTCAATACAGAGTCTTCACCAGCAGGCATTGCAACAGCAACAAAAGCGACAGCGCAACCAGGAGAGGAAGCAGGCAACGCTCAAGCGCCGTCTCAAAGAGTCGGCGGTATGGCTTGAGCATGGCCTGGATTTTGTTCAGGCAACACAGGCGTTGCAGGCCCACCCTGCCATCGAACGCATCTACATGCTTGATGCCGAAGGGGTGCAGATTGTGGAAAACCTTTATCCGGGTGAGCGCGGTGCTGCAATCAGTGCCTATACTCCCTTTCGCTGTACAACTGGCGCTCTCTGGGCGCGCAGAAGCTACTTCCGCAACGCCCTGGCGCAGCCAGGGCTGGTTCAGGTGTCGGCACCCTATCTTGGCTTGCCCGATGCAACTCTGGATGTCACCCTCTCGGTCGCGTTGCCAAACGGGCACAGCGGGCACTTTCATGTGCTCTGTGCGGATCTGCCCGCTGACTGGCTGGAGGAGCCAGAGGCCTAA
- the murB gene encoding UDP-N-acetylmuramate dehydrogenase, giving the protein MKILHRVPSAHFSSLRAGGTVEQVYLPQTIEELVRLLRQQENLPLLGRGSNTLICQRQPAEAIICTRELDHIEETDGQIIAKSGVMLPRLATYCARRGYQGFAPLAGIPGTLGGALTMNAGCYGVNISDKLVWIELLEQGAVVRRQPEQLDFAYRHSSITPGLHTVLRAAFRLESGDPQQELSLLRNSLHKKKSSQPSNLPSLGSVFRNPPSRSAWQLIQSCGMQGFTLGGMEISPRHANFIVNSNAPLSCADDYLLLARYTAQRVYNHYGIRLMPEFRYLNREGWNHADTLF; this is encoded by the coding sequence ATGAAAATCCTGCACCGCGTTCCCAGTGCCCATTTCAGCTCCCTGCGAGCCGGGGGCACAGTGGAGCAGGTGTACTTGCCCCAGACCATCGAAGAGCTGGTGCGATTATTGCGCCAACAGGAAAACTTACCTTTACTGGGGCGAGGCTCCAACACCCTCATCTGCCAGCGTCAGCCGGCTGAAGCAATAATTTGCACCCGAGAGCTGGATCATATTGAAGAGACTGACGGACAGATAATTGCCAAGTCCGGCGTTATGTTGCCCCGCCTTGCGACATACTGCGCCCGTCGCGGCTACCAGGGTTTTGCTCCTCTGGCGGGTATCCCTGGCACCTTGGGCGGTGCCCTGACCATGAATGCGGGCTGCTACGGTGTCAACATCAGTGACAAATTAGTGTGGATTGAGCTGCTGGAGCAAGGAGCGGTAGTGCGACGCCAGCCTGAGCAACTTGACTTTGCCTACCGACACAGCAGTATAACACCTGGACTACATACAGTTTTACGGGCTGCATTTCGACTGGAGTCAGGTGACCCACAGCAAGAGCTGTCTTTGTTGCGAAACAGCCTGCATAAAAAAAAATCGTCCCAGCCAAGCAACCTCCCCTCCCTGGGCTCAGTATTTCGCAACCCCCCATCACGCTCCGCCTGGCAGCTTATCCAGAGTTGTGGCATGCAGGGGTTTACCCTGGGAGGCATGGAGATCAGTCCCCGACACGCCAACTTTATTGTCAATAGCAATGCTCCACTATCTTGCGCCGATGACTATCTGTTGCTGGCGCGATATACGGCTCAGCGAGTGTACAATCATTACGGCATTCGCCTTATGCCTGAATTTCGATACCTGAACCGTGAGGGATGGAACCATGCAGACACGCTTTTTTGA
- the ciaB gene encoding invasion protein CiaB, whose product MQTRFFDDLQKIYQFSHQQYQKRAHWYRVLDGKDPKRQEQLDQFLADIDLPTDREHRLAALTRLIHLRSDSLVQCLKQQGKDEKQIAEATRQAYRWTAQLHQTDHAALLDYVEKQALLTPYYRSFLHGVHQVGVEFNHWFPCWKAHIIDTVNVSLQQEHGTEVMSFLRQRGLLETTDNGSIEADRSYSALCQEKNRWVSRPYFEVFHEQISAIISALRTFQEQLQAHRDDVFGLHNVHHNYLQALVDALAETDLSRLIKRWAEVDRCWMADTGPLQIGHPLEYYEDHYRKAVAPEWDLRMINPELQGENRRSAIVESMYTQQCEEMSCQDHPAFSASLQNLQRAQLYLGRPLLYYGADLEGLFSAQVVPNDEEVSASHGKKIFAFADMVLESLRSRPFMQINAMVYGDEFEKHYRNHLFCQPEQWFALYDALTIGHEYAHVLWMDSRTETAMNCSGQFKNLEEFKATAGGMIAMWQDPQTDDKLLAQSIRDTIRRSVGLIAWMETNEVQPYYIEGLLHLSGLFHSQVLHYQTGQQGLNISLNPESTTLLRQWYNKTYRRIARHYLDYRDAGEFLNEYVYHNGTHWRPRQATAAHFVEHYWQLYREVGRTVDDRDHPDHWRSLCPTASKTSTGV is encoded by the coding sequence ATGCAGACACGCTTTTTTGATGATTTACAAAAAATATATCAATTTTCTCATCAGCAATATCAAAAACGAGCCCACTGGTACCGAGTTCTGGACGGCAAAGATCCAAAGCGACAGGAGCAGTTGGATCAGTTTCTGGCTGACATAGACCTGCCCACTGACCGGGAACACCGCTTGGCTGCCCTTACCCGCCTGATACACTTGCGCTCCGACTCCCTGGTGCAGTGCCTCAAGCAGCAGGGGAAGGATGAAAAACAGATTGCAGAAGCGACTCGCCAGGCATACCGCTGGACAGCCCAACTCCACCAGACTGATCACGCCGCACTGCTGGACTATGTAGAAAAACAAGCACTACTGACCCCATATTACCGCAGCTTTTTGCACGGAGTTCACCAGGTGGGGGTAGAATTTAACCACTGGTTTCCCTGCTGGAAAGCCCACATTATTGATACCGTCAATGTCAGCTTGCAGCAGGAGCACGGCACTGAAGTCATGTCCTTCTTGCGGCAGCGAGGATTGCTGGAAACTACTGACAATGGCAGTATAGAGGCAGATCGCAGCTACTCAGCACTGTGCCAGGAAAAAAACCGCTGGGTCAGCCGACCCTACTTTGAAGTTTTTCATGAACAGATTTCAGCCATAATATCAGCCTTGCGCACCTTCCAGGAACAGTTGCAAGCGCACCGGGATGACGTATTTGGACTGCATAACGTTCACCACAACTATTTGCAGGCACTGGTTGATGCTTTGGCGGAAACAGACCTCTCGCGTCTGATTAAGCGCTGGGCTGAAGTAGACCGCTGCTGGATGGCCGACACCGGGCCACTGCAAATAGGCCACCCGTTGGAATACTACGAAGACCACTACCGCAAGGCAGTAGCACCGGAGTGGGACCTGCGCATGATTAACCCCGAGCTTCAAGGAGAGAATCGCCGCAGTGCCATAGTTGAAAGTATGTATACTCAACAATGCGAGGAGATGTCCTGCCAGGACCACCCGGCCTTCTCTGCCTCGCTACAAAACCTGCAGCGCGCTCAACTCTACCTGGGTCGCCCCCTGCTCTACTATGGAGCCGACCTGGAGGGCCTTTTTTCCGCCCAAGTCGTTCCTAATGATGAAGAAGTCAGTGCCAGCCACGGCAAAAAGATTTTTGCCTTTGCCGACATGGTGTTGGAGTCGCTTCGTTCACGCCCCTTTATGCAAATTAATGCCATGGTCTATGGCGATGAATTTGAAAAACACTACCGCAACCACCTCTTCTGCCAACCTGAACAGTGGTTTGCTCTCTACGACGCCCTGACTATCGGTCACGAGTACGCCCATGTCCTGTGGATGGACTCCCGGACAGAAACCGCAATGAACTGCAGCGGACAATTTAAAAATTTAGAAGAGTTTAAAGCCACAGCCGGGGGCATGATTGCCATGTGGCAAGATCCGCAAACCGACGATAAATTGCTGGCTCAGTCAATACGGGACACCATACGCCGCAGTGTCGGCCTTATTGCCTGGATGGAAACCAACGAAGTACAACCATACTATATCGAAGGCCTGCTGCACCTCAGTGGACTCTTCCACTCCCAGGTGCTTCACTACCAAACTGGCCAGCAAGGGCTAAACATCAGTCTGAACCCTGAATCAACCACACTATTGCGCCAGTGGTACAATAAAACCTATCGACGCATCGCCAGGCATTACCTGGATTACCGGGATGCCGGTGAATTTCTTAATGAATATGTTTATCACAATGGCACTCACTGGCGCCCCCGGCAAGCAACCGCAGCCCATTTTGTCGAACACTACTGGCAGCTTTATCGCGAAGTAGGTCGTACCGTAGACGATCGCGACCACCCTGATCACTGGCGTTCCCTCTGCCCCACTGCCAGCAAAACCAGCACCGGAGTCTGA
- the recJ gene encoding single-stranded-DNA-specific exonuclease RecJ, with amino-acid sequence MALQGVRYLWHTPEAEAFTDAPALIRTISTRRAPEQTDDYLNPELSRLTDPFTLHGMSAAMDVIAQAIKKNHSILVYGDYDVDGTVATAMLVRFLRELGGTADYIIPNRFIEGYGLHRETLEQQLEHFDLLITVDCGITGVEEIAWLKKQGKQVIITDHHLPGPELPAANAIINPSQPHCPYPHAICGATVALKLITALRRHLDRDELNLSHYLPLAALATVADVMEILAENRIIVKHGLRLFASRAVTGLKALSQVAQIDPTSISAYHLGFQLGPRLNAAGRLDDAKRVVELLLLNEEQWEQALTIATELDSFNRERQEVEQQMLQEAQEIIETHKYQNDRAIVVAKSGWNEGVVGIVASRIKSRYHRPAIVCSILPDGRAKGSCRFVEGVHGYDELARCSKLLDRFGGHAMAAGLQLPSSHINSFRRLLLQNLNRYPAELFVPQRRAQGALAPELLTVETAAALQQLEPFGNGNSEPVFLTSFTVLDTFQCGRENSHCKVTLLDKLGRRHQAIAFSNNLQPWVNRRVILCYRLRQSTFRQQVRMELQIEDVITKW; translated from the coding sequence ATGGCATTACAGGGCGTTCGCTACCTCTGGCACACTCCTGAAGCAGAGGCGTTTACCGATGCCCCTGCCCTGATCCGAACCATTTCCACCAGGCGAGCTCCAGAACAAACCGATGACTACCTCAACCCCGAACTGTCCCGCCTGACCGACCCGTTTACCCTGCACGGTATGAGCGCGGCTATGGATGTTATTGCCCAAGCAATCAAAAAGAACCACTCCATTCTGGTCTACGGCGACTACGATGTAGACGGTACCGTAGCCACCGCTATGTTGGTGCGCTTTTTACGAGAACTGGGCGGAACTGCCGATTACATTATCCCCAATCGCTTTATCGAAGGCTACGGCCTGCACCGGGAAACCCTGGAGCAACAATTAGAGCACTTTGACCTGCTGATTACCGTGGACTGCGGCATCACCGGCGTGGAGGAAATTGCCTGGCTTAAAAAACAGGGCAAACAGGTCATCATCACTGACCACCACCTGCCAGGCCCTGAGCTTCCCGCTGCTAACGCTATCATCAACCCCAGTCAGCCGCACTGCCCTTACCCCCATGCCATCTGCGGTGCCACCGTGGCACTCAAACTCATAACCGCCCTGCGCCGCCACCTGGATCGCGACGAGTTAAATCTCAGTCACTATTTACCCCTAGCAGCCCTGGCCACCGTAGCAGATGTCATGGAAATACTCGCTGAAAACCGCATTATCGTTAAACACGGTCTGCGCCTCTTTGCCAGCCGAGCCGTAACTGGACTAAAAGCCCTGAGCCAAGTGGCACAAATAGATCCTACCAGTATCAGCGCCTATCATCTCGGATTTCAACTGGGACCAAGACTCAATGCCGCCGGTCGCCTGGACGACGCCAAACGCGTGGTTGAGCTGCTATTGCTAAATGAAGAGCAGTGGGAACAGGCGCTGACCATTGCCACCGAACTGGATAGCTTCAATCGTGAACGCCAGGAAGTGGAACAGCAAATGCTGCAAGAAGCGCAGGAAATAATCGAAACCCATAAGTATCAAAACGACCGGGCCATCGTGGTAGCCAAATCTGGCTGGAATGAAGGAGTCGTCGGCATTGTGGCCAGTCGCATCAAATCCCGCTATCACCGCCCTGCCATTGTCTGTAGCATACTGCCTGATGGAAGAGCGAAAGGTAGTTGCCGATTTGTAGAGGGAGTCCACGGTTACGACGAATTAGCCCGCTGCAGCAAGCTGCTCGACCGTTTTGGCGGACACGCCATGGCAGCCGGGCTACAGCTGCCATCCAGCCACATAAACAGCTTTCGGCGCTTATTGCTGCAAAACCTCAATCGCTATCCAGCCGAGCTCTTTGTACCACAACGCCGCGCCCAGGGCGCCCTGGCCCCAGAGCTACTCACCGTGGAAACCGCCGCCGCCCTGCAGCAGCTGGAGCCATTTGGCAACGGCAACAGCGAACCCGTCTTTCTTACCTCATTTACCGTGCTGGACACCTTCCAATGTGGCAGAGAAAACAGCCACTGCAAAGTTACCCTGCTGGATAAACTAGGCCGACGTCACCAGGCCATTGCCTTTTCCAACAACCTGCAGCCCTGGGTCAATCGTCGGGTAATCCTTTGCTACCGTCTGCGTCAGAGTACTTTTCGCCAGCAGGTACGCATGGAGTTGCAAATAGAGGACGTCATTACCAAGTGGTAA
- the rpsR gene encoding 30S ribosomal protein S18 encodes MSENTSNTTASSPAGSTDNRPQRTPGSYRPGGRPGGRPGGGGGGRRPFGRRRFGRKKVCAFCTEKVDYIDYKDVKRLRTFITERSKIKSRRMTGTCAKHQRALSTAIKRARMMALLPFTALR; translated from the coding sequence ATGAGTGAAAACACTAGCAATACCACTGCTTCCAGCCCAGCCGGATCCACCGATAACCGTCCCCAGCGTACACCTGGCAGTTACCGTCCTGGTGGACGTCCCGGAGGTCGTCCAGGTGGAGGCGGCGGTGGACGTCGCCCCTTCGGACGCCGCCGTTTTGGCCGCAAAAAAGTATGTGCCTTTTGCACTGAAAAAGTTGACTATATCGACTACAAGGACGTCAAGCGTCTACGTACCTTCATAACCGAGCGCAGCAAAATCAAGTCTCGTCGCATGACCGGCACTTGTGCCAAGCACCAGCGGGCCCTGTCTACCGCCATCAAGCGTGCTCGCATGATGGCCCTGCTACCGTTTACCGCACTGCGCTAA
- a CDS encoding DMT family transporter has protein sequence MQKHPLSLTPKSRVTLLCITGVMILSTDALLIRLIEGTALQVTFWRALLMAVGFGILHIITTRSWRLQAIFYPDRATLLAGALFAACSLCFVAAIKHTLVANALFIVATVPLSAAAISWLALGEMVKRETWFAIAGALAGMTVIVAAGSGGGYLAGNLLAIGATVFLGAYLTVLRSGQVASALPALVIAALLTAGVAGSLAGDLTIPLSSIPWVVLLGLIVLPASFSLISLGPRHLPAPEVGLILLLEAIFGPVWVWLLLGERPAVATFVGGSLVLLSLLLRVWTARREHRKMGLH, from the coding sequence ATGCAAAAGCATCCATTAAGCCTGACGCCAAAATCCAGGGTGACGCTGCTCTGTATCACCGGCGTCATGATTCTCTCCACCGACGCTTTACTCATTCGCCTGATTGAAGGCACGGCCCTGCAGGTAACTTTTTGGCGCGCCCTGCTCATGGCGGTGGGTTTTGGAATACTGCATATTATTACAACCAGATCGTGGCGACTGCAGGCAATTTTCTATCCTGACCGGGCCACGCTGCTGGCGGGCGCGCTCTTTGCCGCTTGTTCCCTGTGCTTTGTGGCAGCTATCAAGCACACTCTCGTGGCCAATGCCCTTTTTATCGTGGCTACGGTTCCCCTCAGTGCGGCAGCGATTTCGTGGCTTGCTCTGGGAGAGATGGTGAAGCGGGAAACCTGGTTTGCCATTGCGGGAGCTTTGGCGGGTATGACGGTCATTGTAGCTGCTGGTTCTGGTGGGGGATATCTGGCGGGAAACCTCTTGGCGATCGGAGCTACGGTTTTCCTGGGAGCCTACCTTACAGTGCTGCGTTCTGGCCAGGTGGCGTCGGCCCTGCCCGCACTGGTAATCGCAGCTTTGCTTACAGCTGGAGTTGCCGGGTCTCTGGCTGGCGATCTCACCATTCCCCTGAGCAGCATTCCTTGGGTGGTTCTGCTGGGGCTGATTGTCCTGCCTGCTTCTTTTAGTCTGATCTCTCTGGGGCCACGTCATCTGCCCGCCCCGGAGGTGGGCCTGATTCTCCTGCTGGAAGCAATTTTTGGTCCTGTTTGGGTCTGGCTCCTGCTCGGGGAAAGGCCCGCTGTAGCCACCTTTGTTGGTGGTTCTCTGGTTCTGCTGTCACTGCTGTTGCGTGTTTGGACGGCCAGGCGTGAGCACAGGAAAATGGGGCTTCATTGA
- the murC gene encoding UDP-N-acetylmuramate--L-alanine ligase — MFRKKNKLHFVGIGGIGMSGIAEVLLNQGYQVTGSDLRQSPTTERLSTLGATICFGHSSENIADTDVVITSSAVSKDNPEVQAARSRRIPVIPRAEMLAELMRMKHGVLIAGAHGKTTTTSLVATVLSDADLDPTVVIGGKLNKFKSSAQLGHSNLIVAEADESDGSFLHLSPVISVVTNIDKEHMDHYGTMANLKQAFVSFINKTPFFGMNFLCLDDKHIQDILPRIEKSHTTYGLTPNADIQASRIQRRNGCQSFQVTYKDQNLGEFRLCLPGTHNVVNSLPVIGIAMELEVPLEVIKESLENFAGVQRRFEITGHINGFAIVDDYGHHPTEINAVLEAARNWYTGKVVAVFQPHRYSRVRELYEDFTKAFYHADEVIVADIYPAGEAPIPGLNSRKIAESIRAKGHKHVNYFPSFDEIAASLQQQHTEDGAIITLGAGNINTLCGMLRKPVSP, encoded by the coding sequence GTGTTTCGCAAAAAGAACAAACTGCACTTTGTGGGCATCGGCGGTATTGGCATGAGTGGCATAGCGGAAGTGCTCCTCAACCAAGGTTATCAGGTAACCGGATCTGACCTCCGCCAAAGCCCCACCACTGAAAGACTTTCAACCTTGGGCGCCACTATCTGCTTTGGTCACAGCAGTGAGAATATAGCCGACACCGATGTTGTCATCACCTCCAGCGCTGTGAGTAAGGATAATCCTGAAGTTCAGGCCGCACGTTCCCGGCGCATACCGGTAATCCCACGCGCTGAAATGCTGGCGGAGCTTATGCGCATGAAACATGGCGTACTCATAGCCGGAGCCCACGGCAAGACTACCACCACCAGCCTGGTAGCCACTGTTCTGAGCGATGCCGATCTCGATCCCACCGTGGTGATCGGTGGCAAGCTCAACAAATTCAAGAGCAGCGCCCAACTGGGACATAGCAACTTAATTGTGGCTGAAGCAGATGAAAGTGACGGTTCATTCCTGCACCTTTCGCCAGTTATTTCAGTGGTCACCAATATCGACAAGGAGCACATGGACCACTACGGAACCATGGCCAACCTGAAACAGGCCTTTGTCTCATTTATCAACAAGACCCCCTTCTTCGGGATGAACTTTCTATGCCTGGACGACAAACACATCCAGGATATTTTACCCCGTATAGAAAAAAGCCACACTACCTATGGCCTGACGCCCAACGCCGATATTCAGGCCAGCCGCATACAACGACGCAATGGTTGCCAATCCTTTCAGGTCACCTACAAAGACCAAAACCTGGGAGAGTTTCGACTCTGTCTTCCCGGCACCCACAATGTCGTCAACTCCCTACCGGTTATTGGCATTGCCATGGAGCTTGAAGTTCCGCTGGAAGTCATCAAAGAGTCCTTGGAAAACTTTGCTGGCGTGCAGCGCCGATTTGAAATTACCGGCCATATCAACGGATTTGCCATCGTTGATGACTACGGGCATCATCCCACAGAAATTAATGCCGTACTGGAGGCAGCTCGTAACTGGTATACCGGCAAAGTGGTAGCAGTATTTCAGCCCCACCGTTACAGCCGAGTTCGAGAGCTATACGAAGACTTCACCAAAGCCTTTTATCACGCCGACGAAGTCATAGTAGCGGATATCTATCCAGCCGGTGAAGCCCCCATCCCCGGACTCAACTCACGCAAAATAGCCGAGTCCATCCGGGCCAAAGGGCACAAGCACGTCAACTATTTCCCATCATTTGATGAAATTGCCGCCAGCCTGCAACAACAACACACCGAAGACGGTGCTATTATTACGCTGGGTGCCGGCAACATCAACACCCTGTGCGGAATGCTCCGCAAACCCGTTAGCCCATGA